ATTTCAGTACACGCTCGAATAGGCTGTCCTGATTCTGTATTTCTGTAAATATGTAAATACAGTTTTCTGCAATTCCATCAGAGATGATTGCGGGTTTTGGTGTTGTAGGTTAGAGTTTAGGCGCAACAATTTATCTGTATTTCTGTAAATCTGTAAACCCGCTTCGCTGTAATTACGGAAATGGTGACATCGATCGTTAATCAAAAAGGCGGCGTTGGCAAAACGACGCTGGCTATCCATATCAGTCATGCACTGGTACTCAAGGGCTTCAAGGTTCTACTGGTAGATGCCGATCCGCAGGGTTCAGCCCGTGATTGGGCGGCGGCGAGGGATGCCTTGCCACCGTTTCCCGTGGTTGGGTTAGACCGTCCGACGATTCACCGCGACCTACCAACATTAATGAAAGACTTCGACCATGCTGTGATTGACGGTCCGCCGCGAGTTTCCGATCTAGCCCGCAGCGCGATTATTGCCGCAGATTTAGTCGTGGTTCCCATCCAGCCTTCGCCCTACGATGTTTGGGCAGCGGATGAAATTATCAAGCTGATTCAAGAAGCTTCCGTATTTAAAGAAAAACTGAAATCTGTATTTGTAATTAATCGTAAAATCGTAAAATCAGCTATTGGCAGGGATGTAGTAGAAGCGCTCGAACAATACCCCATACCCGTGCTGAATACCACTATCAGCCAGCGGGTAGCATTTGCTGAGTCTGCTGCTACTGGTAGCACGGTTTTAGAAACTGACAGTAAAGGCGCAGCCGCCAAGGAAGTGATGGCACTGGTGAACGAACTAATGAGTTTAGGAGTGTAGGGATGCCAGCGAAGAAAGTCAGCTTTGGGAAAAAGCCAGCGCCAGAAGAACCGCTTGGCGAGAGGCTTAACGAATGGGTGACTCACCGAGAACGCCAGGAGTCGGCAGAACAGCCACATCTAGATCAGCCGGAAAAAATGAAGCGGCTGACGTTGGACATTCCAGAACCACTGCATCGGGCGATCAAGCGTAAGGCAGTGGATGAAGGGGTAACGATGGTTGAGTTGCTGCGATCTTTGTTAGAACAGCATTTTGATGCTAGCAGTTGAAGCGTAATTACGTATTTACAGAAACACAGAATTACTGATTTGCAGAAATCTGGCGATCGCAGTGGGATATTGTTGACTGGAGGCTGTGCAAGCGCGGCTAACGCCAGAGAAAGCGATCGCGTCGCTGTCGATGTTGTCCCATGTCGGGAAACAATGGATATTAGCCGAGTCAAGAGCGTGTCGGAGTAGTAGATGAATTCCTTTTTCCCAGGCTCGTTCGAGCGCCAGCCCATTACTCAAAATCTACTGCGTACCATCCGGCTGATTGGCGAGTACAAAGGCAAGCAGGAGCTATTCAAACAACAGTCGCCCCAAGTCTTGGAGACATTGCAGCTTGCAGCCATCATTCAAAGCACCGAATCATCCAATCGCATCGAGGGGGTTGTTGCGCCGCTCCAACGCATACTAGCACTGGTGGCGCAGAAGACCACGCCGATGAACCGCTCCGAGCAAGAGATTGCTGGGTATCGCGATGTACTCGACACCATTCATGCTAACTACGAGCGGATGCCTTTTAATACTGGCTTAGTATTACAACTGCACCGAGATCTATATCGGTTTCTACCAGGGTCGGGCGGTCAGTGGAAGTCAGCTGACAACAAAATCACTGAGACTCGTCCTGACGGCACTACCGCCGTGCGCTTTGAACCCGTCAGTGCTTTTCTCACGCCAACCGCGATGGCGCAGTTACACGAACGCTTTAACACTTCTTCGCAAGCAGATGAAGTAGAGCCATTGCTCCTAATTCCCACCTATGTGCTAGATTTTCTCTGCATTCACCCATTCCGCGACGGCAACGGTCGCATGGCTCGTCTCCTAACCTTGTTATTACTCTACCAAGCGGGCTATGAAGTCGGTCGATACATTAGTCTGGAGCAGATTGTCGAGCGAACTAGAGAGAGTTATTACGACACCCTGTATCAGTCCTCCGTGGGCTGGCACGACCGACAACACACGCTACTCCCGTGGTGGGAATATTTTCTCGGTGTCGTTCTCGCGGCTTACCGAGAATTTGAGCAGCGCGTTGGTACGGTGACGGCAAGCCGAGGTGCAAAGCGCGAGATTGTATTGGATGTGGTAGCACGATTGCCCAATCAATTCCAATATGCAGATGTTGAGCGTGCTTGCCCTGGCGTGAGTCGCCCTACAATCAACCGAGCTTTAGCCGAGCTGCGTGAATCAGGTCAAATCCGCTGCATTAAGCCAGGTCGAGATGCGGTTTGGGAAAAAACACGATCGCTGAGGGATTAACACGATCATTTTGACAGTTGATGATCGTATTATATGAGTTGGGTCGATGAGATCCGATCTTGAGCGCCGCACGTTCTTATAGGCGTGTGGGCATGGGAGAATTACTTATGAAAGATCGGCTTTTGACCTTTGAGCAAATTTGTCCAAATTTCAGTTGCTAGCGCAAGAGTCTCTTGAAACTTAACCACTGGCAACTCAAGGCTGGTTGACAATGCTAGAATGAACTGCATTGCCAGCAATGCTAGGACACTCCCCAGTCAATAGCACAATATCTGATAATGACTTGGAAGGTTGGCAATGTTAGCAATGACAGAGCAGGAGAAAATAGTAGTTCTACAGGTAGACGTTCGGGAATCCACTAGGACGCGGCTGAGAATCCAAGCCGTCAAAATGGGGGTAACGATGGGAGAGTTGGCAGATCGGATTTTGGATGAGGCGCTCAAGAAACTTGAGAAGCAAGGGTAAGGGCGATCTCCGTTCTACTTTTTTGCAACCGATTGAAACGAGGGCAAGCACTACTTGAAAAATTTGGAGGGAGCGAATGAATGAATGAAATAGAGAGCGCCAAACTCCGGCGAGGGAATCTGGCGCTGCCCATTTCTAAATGATTGGCAAATTTATCACGGCACAAGAGTCGGTCACAAGCCTGAGAAACTTACCCGACTCCCCGCCGCCGCTAGAACCAAGGGGTTCCACTGAGTCGGTTTGAGCCATTGAAAACTTAACCAACTCCCACTGTATTTATTATATGGAAATAAGTTTTCGCCTACGTACATTAGTCAAGTTATTTTCCCCGCTTTGGTTGCCAAATTGGGGAAGACTTGGTAATGCTGGCGAAGCGCAGATATCTATATATAAGTGAGATGTGTGAGAACGCAATCCCTTGGAAGACGCTTTATTGGCGGTTGGGAGAAAGTAAATAAGTTTGACAGGTGAAGTCTCCGACTCTCCACACACGCAAAGAAGAGTCATGCTCACCACTACAAAAGAAAAATCATTTGCCCCAAAAGGCGCAGAAAAGGCGATCGCCCCCGCCGACCCGCTAGGAGTCAGATTCTGCCAGTATTTCAACCATCCTTGGGGCTTCATCTACGCCCCAGCAATACGCTCTGAAAAACCGCACTGGCAGACAGAAACCCGCTATCCGCTACAACCGCGTAACCTGTGGCAGCAGTACCAAAACCCCCATTCCTTCTTGGGACTGCGATTCGGCAAAAACACCCGTTACTTCGCCATCGACATAGATATCAACAGCGCTTACCATCCCGCACACGACCCAACAGCATATAAATCGGTGTTAGGCGCACTAGAAGAAATCGGGCTGTGCAAACCCGTTGCAGTCACATCCAGCGACAGCGGTGGGATACACGTTTACTACTTCTTTGGCGAAGAACTCCCCACCTTCCCCCTAGCCTGTGCCTGCTTTGACGCACTGACGGATGCAGGATTAGAAATTAAGCAGGGGCAACTAGAAATCTTCCCCAACCTCAAAGCTTGGACAGCCCTACCCAGCAACTACAACGCCCTGCGGCTACCCTTGCAAGCAGGTTCGTTCATGCTGGACGAGAGTATGTCACCCTACACCAACGACCTAGACTCGTTTTTAGATGCCGCCGACTGGTCAGCAGCAGGACAAGACTATTTCACCCTAAAACTTGCCATCAAAGCCGCGTCACTTCGCCAGCAAAAACTCTACAAGCCAGCCAACTCAATTAAAGCCGAACTGTGGCGACTCGACCTCAAACAAAGAATTGCACAAGGCTGGACGGATTACGGACAGACCAACTCACTGCTTAAAGACATCGCCTGTTACGGCATCGTCTTCAAAGAGCTAGCGGATGAAGCCCTAGTGGAATACATCGTAGAAACAGCCCTAACCTCCCCAGGCTACTGCGAATATTGCCGCCACCAACACAACATAGAGCAGAGAGCAAGAGAATGGGCATATTGCTGCATGGGATTCTACACCCCCTATCCATCAATCCCCAATCGCCAGCGCAACTACCGCTCGCACTTTGGCTGTGCCAACAACATAGTAGACTTTCCCCATTCCAATCTCAACCAAGAAAAACAGCTTCATACCCAAGAAAGAATCCGTAATATCGTCGCCCACCTAGAGCTTGCAGGAGAACTACCACTAACTCCAGCGATTCGAGCAACAGCCATCATCGCCACATCCAAACAGCTATATGGAGTAGGTGTGTCCAAAACCACCCTACACAAGCCAGAATACTTAGCCCTGTGGCATCCCCGAAATTACCCGAAAGATGCTCAAAGGTGTGTACAACCGCACTGTGAGCCAGTTGCAGCCGATTTTACCCCCCAAAAATACCCCCAAATTCCCGATCCCTGGCTCGAACCAGAACCGCCACAACCCGCTCCCACTCAGGAACAGACCAATCTGTACACACCCTTGCCTATAATGAAGGTCTTGTGCTTGCCACAGGCAAAACAAGATCTCCAACCCCATTCCCTTGAGGATTCAACTAATTCTAAAAACTCTTTAAATTCTTCAAACTCTTTACCAACAGAATCAAATAGCTGCTCTGATAAGAATTACAAATCCCCTACTTCCGGCAGCGCGGTGGAAAAATTCTATAACCAGGACTTATCAATTGACGCATCTAGCATCGTGGATGCTACCGCCATTATCGCACCAGAGCAGCAGCAAGAGCAATCTACCTCACTCCAAGGGAGAGAGTCAAAGGGGGGGAGTGTGTCACTAGCTGCGACTCAAGTAGAAAATTCACGGCTGCACTCAACTGCTCCAGCTGACACGCAAACCATTCGCCGCCTCATCAAAATCCGGCTAATTGCCATACAACACGCTAAAAAAGCAGTCCAATCGCAGTCCCTAATTGAGGGAAGAAGATTTAGCCCCCAAGAGCGAGAGCAACGGGAAACTGTTGCCAAGATGCGTTTCCTCTGGGAGTCTGGCGAACCGATTTTGATGGACGAGGTACTAGCTTGGGCTAGAGCCAATCCAGACCTACTACCAGAAGTCAAGCCGTCCTAGAACAGCTCCGGCGCTTTCGTCAAGCCCGCTCGCCCAACTAATGTCACATGACTCTACAGTGACTACCAAGTTTAAACTAACTTGTTCTCAGTCAAAATAGCAGTAAATTTAAATGGCTGCAATGTTTTAGCACATAAACATAAATGGCATTAACAGTAGTTAGTTATGCTACTCCCATGTGTTCAACATTAATAGCACATGGCTTATGACTGGATTAGCAAATTCAACTTATGCTAATCTAATGCGTTCCAAATCTATACCACATTGTCTCTGACTGGGTAAGCAGTCATAACCATGCAAAGAAGATGCAATCAACAGTTAATCCACATTGGTTATACATGGAATAGCAGTAGGAGCAATGTATGGAAGATTCTGAAAAAAAGAGCGTACAAGTTACAACCTATTTACCAAAGGAAGTGCTAGAGCAGCTAAAGAAATGGATGGATGACAACTACCAGCGCTCAGTCTCTCAAGCCGTATCGCTGATAGTAGAACATTTCCTTAAAAAAGACGGACGACCCCTCGGAGACACAGATCTCGCCCCCAGAGTAGCCGCCCTAGAATCCGCCAACCTACCACCCAGACTAGAACAGCTAGAAATTCAGATGCAGATGATGAGAGAAGCCCTCATCGCTGCCGGAGCCAGAAGCTTAGCAACAGGAGTAGAAGAGCATTTGGCAGAGAACACCAGTATCAGTAGCGGACAATTCACCTACACAGTCAAAGAAGCTAGAGAGGGCTTGAGCAAAACAGAAATCATGCGCCGCTTGGATATATCCCCAACCACGTTAAAGCGGCAGGCAGAAGCAGAAAGGATGACAGAAGAAAAATACTTAACCAAGATAACAGGCTGGCAGTTGGGGACAGGAGAGCGCCCGAAATATTTCCCACCAACCCAAAGATCCTCACCTTCTGCATGACTCTAGCTGCCCTTGAACACGCGCTCACGGCAGTCGCGCTCACTCTCAAATTGATTAGCTCCAAAGCTAGTCACAGCATAGCTTTGAAGGGTGTTTTTTAGCTCCAATTGGAGCGACAGGTGCTGCGACGATTAGGAGCCTACTAAAGCCCCGAATAGGGGCGTAGTGCTGAGGGATGGCGTGGAAGGTCGCCTTCCACAATCAATTTAGGCTTGAACCGGAAAACAGGTGGTGGTGAAGTAACGATGGGACGACGATGGGACGACGATGAGACGACGATTTGACGACGATGCGACGACGTAGTTATGCACTCGCTCTTGTCTTTTCGGTCTCAAGCAGTGCATGAACGACGATGAGACGACGATGGGACGACGATTTGACGACGATGAGACGACGATGAAACGACAATGAAACGACAATGAAACGACAACACTTGTCACTCGCCCTAGTTTTTTCGGTCTCAAGCAGTGCATGAACGACGATGAAACGACAATGAAACGACAATGAAACGACAACCAATGTCATTCGCTTTAACCAGCTGTTTTTATGTAACTCTCGCTGCTGCCAACTTTCCCTAGTTTTTCCCTAGTAATTCCCTACCTTGCCCCAAGTAGAGTCAATGAACTGGGGCTGATTCTCAATAAAGGGGAGGTGTTCTCAAGAATTCGGGTGAAGTGCCACCAACTTTCCCTAGAAATTCCCTAGTAATTCCCTGAATAGATCGTGCGCGTGCCACAGTCGCATTGGTAGGAGTAATGGTTAATGAAGAGCAAAAGCCAGATGGAGTGCAACTGCAACGAGCGTCCACTCGCTTCCCACCCCACCCCAAGATGCGTTATCAAGAAAAGCGTGTGAGATTTCCACAGAGCAATAATGCTAATCGCGGTTGGGGCTGCAAACTACTCTTAACAACTACCAACAGCTACCAACAGCTACCAATTGGTACCACGCACGGTACCAGTTGGTAACGCTTGGTAACGCTTGGTAGTCGG
This genomic stretch from Scytonema millei VB511283 harbors:
- the parA gene encoding ParA family partition ATPase, with amino-acid sequence MVTSIVNQKGGVGKTTLAIHISHALVLKGFKVLLVDADPQGSARDWAAARDALPPFPVVGLDRPTIHRDLPTLMKDFDHAVIDGPPRVSDLARSAIIAADLVVVPIQPSPYDVWAADEIIKLIQEASVFKEKLKSVFVINRKIVKSAIGRDVVEALEQYPIPVLNTTISQRVAFAESAATGSTVLETDSKGAAAKEVMALVNELMSLGV
- a CDS encoding Fic family protein encodes the protein MNSFFPGSFERQPITQNLLRTIRLIGEYKGKQELFKQQSPQVLETLQLAAIIQSTESSNRIEGVVAPLQRILALVAQKTTPMNRSEQEIAGYRDVLDTIHANYERMPFNTGLVLQLHRDLYRFLPGSGGQWKSADNKITETRPDGTTAVRFEPVSAFLTPTAMAQLHERFNTSSQADEVEPLLLIPTYVLDFLCIHPFRDGNGRMARLLTLLLLYQAGYEVGRYISLEQIVERTRESYYDTLYQSSVGWHDRQHTLLPWWEYFLGVVLAAYREFEQRVGTVTASRGAKREIVLDVVARLPNQFQYADVERACPGVSRPTINRALAELRESGQIRCIKPGRDAVWEKTRSLRD